The Cyanobium sp. ATX 6F1 genome includes a region encoding these proteins:
- a CDS encoding Fic family protein: MRRESTGRYEISTTTGESVRAFVPASLPPHPPITLEGPLQALHERALLACGRLDGVSALLPDPELFLYTYVRREALLSSQIEGTQSSLSDLLLFELEEAPGVPFDDVVEVSSYVAGLEHGLARLREGFPLSSRLLREIHAKLLARGRGADRLPGEFRRSQNWIGGTRPGNASFVPPPPGLVEDCMAQLEHFIHGTAQNEHELPVLVRAALAHVQFETIHPFLDGNGRLGRLLIVLVLIDAGVLQQPLLYLSLFFKQHRSRYYELLEGVRREGDWEAWIDFFLEGIVTTASSAVATAHRLLALFRGDEARLTGLGRSGPSVRQIFQALRQRPLTSIGQIRAMSGLSFPTISKAIETLVELGIAREITGGRRNRLFAYDAYLAILSEGTEPL, encoded by the coding sequence ATGCGGCGCGAGTCCACAGGTCGCTACGAAATCAGCACCACCACAGGAGAATCCGTGCGGGCCTTCGTGCCGGCGTCGCTACCTCCTCATCCACCGATCACTCTTGAAGGGCCGCTTCAGGCCCTGCACGAGCGAGCCCTGTTGGCTTGCGGACGTCTGGACGGAGTCTCGGCGCTGCTGCCGGATCCAGAGCTTTTCCTCTACACCTACGTGCGGCGAGAGGCGCTGCTCTCCTCCCAGATCGAGGGCACCCAGTCGTCCCTCTCCGATCTGCTGCTCTTTGAACTGGAAGAGGCGCCTGGTGTTCCCTTTGATGACGTGGTGGAGGTTTCCAGCTACGTGGCCGGCCTTGAGCATGGTCTGGCGCGGCTGCGGGAAGGATTCCCTCTGTCCTCCCGCCTGCTGCGGGAGATCCACGCCAAGCTGCTGGCACGGGGCCGCGGGGCCGATCGGCTTCCTGGTGAATTTCGCCGCAGCCAGAACTGGATCGGCGGCACCCGGCCCGGCAATGCAAGCTTCGTGCCGCCGCCACCGGGCCTAGTGGAGGACTGCATGGCGCAGTTGGAGCACTTCATCCATGGAACCGCCCAAAACGAGCACGAGCTGCCGGTGCTGGTGCGTGCCGCCCTGGCCCACGTGCAGTTCGAGACGATCCACCCATTCCTCGACGGCAATGGTCGCTTGGGCAGGCTCCTGATCGTGCTGGTGCTGATCGATGCCGGCGTTCTGCAGCAGCCCTTGCTCTACCTCAGCTTGTTTTTCAAGCAGCACCGCAGCCGCTACTACGAGCTGCTGGAAGGTGTTCGCCGCGAGGGCGACTGGGAGGCCTGGATCGATTTCTTCCTGGAGGGAATCGTGACCACCGCGAGCTCAGCCGTCGCCACCGCACACCGGCTGCTGGCGCTTTTTCGCGGCGACGAGGCCAGGCTCACGGGCCTGGGGCGGTCTGGTCCGAGCGTGCGCCAGATCTTCCAAGCCCTGCGCCAGCGCCCACTGACCAGCATCGGCCAGATCCGAGCGATGAGCGGCCTGAGCTTTCCCACCATCAGCAAAGCCATCGAGACCCTGGTCGAGCTCGGGATCGCCCGCGAGATCACCGGTGGGCGGCGCAATCGCCTGTTCGCCTACGACGCCTATCTGGCCATCCTCAGCGAGGGCACTGAGCCGCTCTGA
- a CDS encoding SLOG family protein, which yields MGPGRSLVIVAGGGRDLAWPHQRVAAELLARSSGRLVHLLLHGGARGADAAIARAAHQLGWSALVMPAEWRRHGRAAGPIRNRELLELAVARALSHSSPGVSTSVLVVAFPGGPGTASLVQQARRMASRSPVPIAVVEVSPSAGRWAHPAAAARC from the coding sequence GTGGGCCCCGGTCGCTCCCTTGTGATCGTGGCCGGCGGCGGCCGAGATCTGGCCTGGCCCCATCAGCGGGTGGCTGCTGAGCTGCTGGCCCGCAGCAGCGGCCGGCTCGTTCATCTGCTGCTCCATGGCGGAGCACGCGGAGCCGATGCCGCCATCGCCCGCGCCGCCCATCAGCTGGGTTGGTCGGCACTGGTCATGCCTGCCGAGTGGCGGCGCCATGGCCGGGCTGCCGGGCCGATCCGTAATCGGGAACTGCTCGAACTGGCCGTTGCCCGGGCCTTGTCCCACTCCTCCCCCGGTGTCTCCACCTCGGTGCTGGTGGTGGCCTTCCCCGGCGGGCCAGGCACCGCCTCCCTGGTGCAGCAGGCCCGCCGGATGGCCTCACGCTCCCCGGTGCCGATCGCCGTGGTGGAAGTCAGCCCATCCGCCGGTCGCTGGGCCCATCCCGCTGCTGCCGCTCGCTGTTGA
- a CDS encoding siphovirus Gp157 family protein, whose translation MAVLTPIPIASVSPAIAPPVAASESAGPACALQRNGSLWQLGIEAQELTTAIGQLAEQLEADDDDSRSQALAELEAALLAEEGNKQALAAKADATCWVIEHLRGQAAYRQQQAKRLTELSRSDVGRADALEESLVLVLTRLQPGATAFSFPNHELSSRKSQAVEIEDEETLAREWQSSTTSWKPDRLLIKDALKAGQDVPGAQLISRRSWRIR comes from the coding sequence ATGGCTGTTCTCACCCCCATCCCGATCGCTTCCGTCTCTCCGGCCATTGCCCCACCGGTAGCTGCTTCTGAATCCGCCGGTCCCGCCTGCGCCTTGCAGCGCAACGGTTCCCTCTGGCAGCTGGGCATCGAGGCCCAGGAGCTCACCACCGCCATCGGCCAGCTGGCCGAGCAGCTTGAGGCCGATGACGACGATTCCCGCAGTCAGGCCCTCGCTGAGCTGGAGGCCGCCCTGCTGGCTGAGGAGGGCAACAAGCAGGCCCTGGCGGCCAAGGCCGATGCCACCTGCTGGGTGATCGAGCATCTGCGCGGCCAGGCCGCCTATCGCCAGCAGCAGGCCAAGCGCCTCACGGAGCTTTCCCGCTCCGATGTCGGCCGGGCCGATGCCTTGGAGGAATCGCTGGTGCTGGTGCTCACCCGGCTACAGCCCGGCGCCACCGCCTTCTCTTTCCCCAATCACGAGCTCAGCAGCCGCAAATCCCAGGCCGTCGAGATCGAGGACGAGGAGACCCTGGCGCGGGAGTGGCAGTCCTCCACCACCAGCTGGAAGCCGGATCGCCTGCTCATCAAAGACGCGCTTAAGGCAGGCCAGGACGTCCCAGGCGCCCAGCTGATCAGCCGCCGCAGCTGGCGCATCCGCTGA
- a CDS encoding RAD52 family DNA repair protein gives MTSSTFTAEQIATLTAPLDRAKVRQREQGRTTVSYLEGWQVIAEANRIFGFDGWTRETTSVRCVNQSERSIGRDNRPGWGVTYTARVRITVGHLGTAPLIREGTGAGHGIDVDLGQAHESAIKESETDAMKRALMTFGNPFGLALYDKQQREVTQSEGDRAHQVPASNGKRSIHRRPSPAAQNAAAEATGDPSLSPLDPATISQMLATLRSLPRPVLEGFTKAFRKRFQVPEDATSIADRICQKRHHDWIEAYLVQHQSVV, from the coding sequence ATGACCAGCAGCACCTTTACTGCCGAGCAGATCGCCACCCTCACTGCACCCCTCGATCGCGCCAAGGTGCGTCAGCGGGAGCAGGGCCGGACCACCGTCAGCTACCTGGAGGGATGGCAGGTGATCGCGGAAGCCAACCGCATCTTTGGCTTTGACGGTTGGACGCGAGAAACAACCTCAGTCCGCTGCGTCAACCAGAGCGAGCGCAGCATCGGCCGGGACAACCGCCCTGGCTGGGGCGTCACCTACACAGCCCGGGTTCGCATCACCGTCGGCCATCTGGGCACCGCCCCACTGATCCGCGAGGGAACCGGCGCCGGCCACGGCATTGACGTGGACCTGGGCCAGGCCCATGAATCGGCCATCAAGGAGTCCGAAACCGATGCCATGAAGCGTGCCCTGATGACCTTCGGGAACCCGTTCGGGCTGGCGCTTTATGACAAGCAGCAGCGGGAGGTCACCCAATCGGAAGGGGACAGAGCCCATCAAGTCCCTGCCAGCAACGGCAAGAGGTCGATCCATCGCCGCCCGTCCCCCGCGGCACAGAACGCCGCAGCGGAAGCCACAGGCGACCCAAGCCTGTCGCCCCTCGATCCGGCCACCATCAGCCAGATGTTGGCCACCCTGCGCAGTCTGCCGAGGCCGGTGCTGGAGGGGTTCACCAAGGCTTTCCGCAAGCGCTTTCAGGTCCCGGAGGACGCCACCTCCATCGCCGATCGGATTTGTCAGAAGCGTCACCACGACTGGATCGAGGCGTATTTGGTTCAGCACCAGAGCGTTGTCTGA
- a CDS encoding DUF433 domain-containing protein, with product MTTQTDLGWAGCSAVEMDPQRVSGAWVFRGTRIPVAALFENLEDGVSLAEFVELFPGVSLEQSRLVLEHAARSTAAAALA from the coding sequence ATGACCACGCAAACCGATCTGGGCTGGGCAGGCTGCAGTGCTGTGGAGATGGATCCTCAGCGCGTGAGCGGAGCCTGGGTGTTCCGCGGTACCCGGATTCCGGTGGCGGCTCTGTTCGAAAACCTGGAAGACGGTGTCTCCTTGGCTGAATTCGTCGAACTGTTCCCAGGGGTGAGCCTCGAGCAGTCACGGCTAGTCCTGGAGCACGCCGCTCGGAGCACCGCTGCTGCCGCACTGGCCTGA
- a CDS encoding DUF5615 family PIN-like protein: protein MRILFDQGTPVPLRRSLTGHVVVTAYELGWSTVTNGELIRLAEREGYELLMTTDTNLRYQQNLSGRSNAILVLTTTSWPRIREVTGELQAAVAAIESGGYEELFIP from the coding sequence GTGCGGATCCTGTTTGACCAGGGGACACCCGTTCCCCTCCGCCGCTCATTGACCGGCCATGTGGTGGTCACGGCCTATGAGCTGGGTTGGTCGACCGTCACCAATGGCGAGCTGATTCGCCTGGCGGAGCGGGAGGGCTACGAGCTCCTGATGACCACCGATACGAACCTGCGATATCAGCAGAACCTGAGCGGGCGCAGCAACGCGATCCTGGTGCTGACAACAACCAGCTGGCCGCGGATTCGGGAGGTCACAGGCGAGCTCCAGGCAGCGGTCGCCGCCATTGAAAGCGGTGGCTACGAGGAACTGTTCATTCCCTGA
- a CDS encoding DUF6932 family protein — MPVPGFDRYGLLPGGVHGCTMQEVEAALAWNAQRRQLTSLLREFITEELSPRFSVLPPVVLDGSYVTSEENPADINLVMELQEFPDQQKMQALELCQRCPDILLRYRIDLKTALQRSGADLVAYFSSLDPREAIAMNLYHDHKKGLLRLR; from the coding sequence ATGCCCGTCCCAGGTTTTGATCGGTATGGCCTGCTTCCAGGTGGAGTTCATGGATGCACGATGCAGGAAGTGGAGGCCGCCCTTGCTTGGAATGCCCAACGGCGTCAGCTGACCTCGCTGCTGAGGGAATTCATCACGGAGGAACTGTCACCTCGCTTTTCTGTGCTTCCTCCCGTGGTGCTGGACGGCAGTTATGTGACCTCGGAGGAGAACCCAGCCGACATCAACCTCGTCATGGAGCTGCAGGAATTTCCTGATCAGCAAAAGATGCAGGCACTTGAGCTTTGCCAACGATGCCCTGACATCCTGCTGCGTTATCGGATCGACCTGAAAACAGCGCTGCAGCGATCGGGGGCAGACCTTGTTGCTTACTTCAGCTCTTTGGATCCCAGGGAGGCAATCGCCATGAATCTGTATCACGACCACAAAAAAGGTCTGTTGAGGTTGCGGTGA